A section of the Streptomyces sp. SLBN-118 genome encodes:
- a CDS encoding CehA/McbA family metallohydrolase, giving the protein MCNDEHAQHAMDRRGLLVTGAAAALTLGTVSFANAAPNDGGPSAAEPTEVVRGTLPPGSPDFVYLPVEIPKGVREIHVAYTYERPAVPPGTQGNALDIGIFDERGTELGGKGFRGWSGGARTEFFIRADEATAGYIPGPVKAGTWHIALGPYTVAPQGLAYEVSVTLRFGEPGTTPKPVYPPERAKGRGRAWYRGDCHLHSWHSDGRRTPAEIAALARHAGLDFINTSEHNTHSAHPHWADQAGDDLLILTGEEVTTRNGHVLALGIDPGTFVDWRYRAKDNRFGHYARQIRRAGGLVVPAHPHATCIGCNWKFGFGEADAVEVWNGAYTPDDEVSLQAWDNTLVAAARSGRRWTPAMGNSDAHRPPDPVGTPQTVVLAEALTREAILDGIRAGRSYVAESKAVTLSFSAAGARGEHADIGERLRVDEDTPVTVRLEVTGAPGCSVRFVTDQGVLHTVTLPPEGAGTVEWRTTAEYATYVRAEVRHAVVVPGLPGPLAAFTNPIFLGA; this is encoded by the coding sequence ATGTGCAACGACGAACACGCACAACACGCGATGGACAGACGAGGACTACTGGTGACGGGAGCCGCCGCTGCGCTTACGTTGGGCACCGTGAGCTTCGCGAACGCCGCACCCAACGACGGCGGGCCGAGTGCCGCCGAACCGACCGAGGTCGTGCGGGGCACCCTGCCTCCCGGCTCCCCCGACTTCGTCTACCTGCCCGTCGAGATCCCGAAGGGCGTACGCGAGATCCACGTCGCGTACACCTACGAGCGGCCTGCCGTCCCGCCCGGCACCCAGGGCAACGCGCTCGACATCGGCATCTTCGACGAGCGCGGTACCGAGCTGGGCGGCAAGGGCTTCCGGGGCTGGTCGGGCGGGGCGCGTACGGAGTTCTTCATCCGGGCGGACGAGGCGACTGCCGGCTATATCCCGGGCCCGGTGAAGGCGGGCACCTGGCACATCGCGCTGGGGCCGTACACGGTCGCGCCGCAGGGTCTGGCGTACGAAGTCTCCGTCACGCTGCGCTTCGGGGAGCCCGGCACGACACCCAAGCCGGTCTATCCGCCCGAGCGGGCCAAGGGCCGCGGCCGAGCCTGGTACCGGGGCGACTGCCATCTGCACTCCTGGCACTCGGACGGCAGGCGCACCCCCGCCGAGATCGCGGCGCTCGCCCGTCACGCCGGGCTCGACTTCATCAACACCTCCGAGCACAACACGCACTCCGCGCACCCCCACTGGGCCGACCAGGCGGGCGACGACCTGCTGATCCTCACCGGCGAGGAGGTCACCACGCGCAACGGCCATGTGCTGGCGCTCGGCATCGATCCCGGGACCTTCGTCGACTGGCGCTACCGGGCCAAGGACAACCGTTTTGGCCACTACGCGCGCCAGATCAGGCGGGCGGGCGGCCTGGTCGTCCCGGCCCACCCGCACGCGACCTGCATCGGCTGCAACTGGAAGTTCGGTTTCGGCGAGGCGGACGCGGTGGAGGTGTGGAACGGCGCGTACACACCCGATGACGAGGTCTCGCTTCAGGCCTGGGACAACACGCTGGTCGCCGCCGCACGCTCGGGCAGGCGCTGGACCCCGGCCATGGGCAACAGCGACGCGCACCGTCCGCCGGACCCGGTCGGCACCCCGCAGACGGTGGTCCTCGCCGAGGCCCTGACACGGGAAGCGATCCTGGACGGCATCCGGGCGGGGCGTTCGTACGTCGCCGAATCGAAGGCGGTCACGCTGTCCTTCTCGGCGGCGGGCGCCCGCGGGGAGCACGCGGACATCGGCGAACGGCTCCGGGTCGACGAGGACACCCCGGTGACGGTACGGCTGGAGGTGACCGGGGCGCCCGGCTGCTCGGTGCGCTTCGTCACAGACCAGGGTGTGCTGCACACCGTGACGCTGCCGCCGGAGGGGGCGGGCACGGTGGAGTGGCGGACGACAGCCGAGTACGCGACGTATGTGCGGGCGGAGGTCCGGCACGCGGTGGTGGTTCCGGGTCTGCCGGGGCCGCTGGCGGCGTTCACGAACCCGATCTTCCTCGGCGCCTGA
- a CDS encoding LLM class flavin-dependent oxidoreductase, translating into MEFGLFVQGYVGKRAETDPLAEHKALMEETEYVIQADKSGFKYAWASEHHFLEEYSHLSANDVFLGYLAHATDRIHLGSGIFNPLAPVNHPVKVAEKVAMLDHLSEGRFEFGSGRGAGSHEILGFIPGVTDMNYTKELWEETIAEFPKMWLQDEYAGFQGKHWSLPPRKVLPKPYGTSHPAMWYAAGSPPSYAMAAKKGLGVLGFSVQKVSDMEWVLEQYKTAILEAEPVGDFVNDNVMVTSTAICAPTHEEAVRIAAGGGLHYLQSLVFRYHDTFPRPEGFPVWPETLPEFNEEIIELLIAEELLICGDPDEVFRQCKRWEQAGADQLSFGMPIGISRDDTLQSIRLIGEHVIPKIDTDPVHRTTRFRGAAG; encoded by the coding sequence TTGGAATTCGGGCTCTTTGTACAGGGATACGTCGGCAAGCGCGCCGAGACCGACCCGCTCGCCGAGCACAAGGCGCTGATGGAGGAGACCGAGTACGTCATCCAGGCGGACAAATCCGGGTTCAAATACGCCTGGGCCTCCGAGCACCACTTCCTGGAGGAGTACTCCCACCTGTCCGCCAACGACGTCTTCCTCGGCTACCTCGCGCACGCCACGGACCGGATCCATCTGGGCTCGGGCATCTTCAACCCGTTGGCACCCGTCAACCACCCGGTGAAGGTCGCCGAGAAGGTCGCCATGCTCGACCATCTCTCCGAGGGCCGCTTCGAGTTCGGCTCCGGGCGCGGGGCGGGCTCGCACGAGATCCTGGGGTTCATACCGGGCGTCACCGATATGAACTACACCAAGGAACTCTGGGAAGAGACCATCGCAGAGTTCCCCAAGATGTGGCTCCAGGACGAGTACGCAGGCTTCCAGGGCAAGCACTGGTCGCTGCCGCCGCGCAAGGTGCTGCCGAAGCCGTACGGGACGTCGCACCCCGCCATGTGGTACGCCGCCGGGTCGCCGCCGTCGTACGCCATGGCGGCGAAGAAGGGCCTCGGCGTGCTCGGCTTCAGCGTCCAGAAGGTCTCCGACATGGAGTGGGTGCTGGAGCAGTACAAGACCGCGATCCTCGAGGCGGAGCCGGTCGGGGACTTCGTCAACGACAACGTGATGGTGACGTCGACCGCTATCTGCGCGCCGACGCACGAGGAGGCGGTGCGGATCGCGGCGGGCGGCGGGCTGCACTACCTGCAGTCGCTGGTCTTCCGGTACCACGACACGTTCCCGCGGCCCGAGGGCTTCCCCGTGTGGCCGGAGACCCTGCCCGAGTTCAACGAGGAGATCATCGAGCTGCTCATCGCGGAGGAGCTGCTGATCTGTGGTGATCCGGACGAGGTCTTCCGGCAGTGCAAGAGGTGGGAGCAGGCGGGGGCTGACCAGTTGTCGTTCGGGATGCCGATCGGGATCTCCCGGGACGACACGCTCCAGTCGATCCGGCTGATCGGCGAGCACGTGATCCCGAAGATCGACACGGACCCGGTGCACCGGACGACGCGGTTCCGCGGGGCGGCGGGCTGA
- a CDS encoding aldehyde dehydrogenase family protein: MTQRLFIAGEWVEPDGGHYDVVNPATEEVVGQAPEASREQVYAAAAAAREAFTAWSRTEPEERARILDAAADVIQREAEPYAALAQAESGATTATARGMQVAVGAARFRRYAKGALEPVEQGLPPQINAAGPMGKAGVFGALAVRRPVGVVTCITSYNNPWANPAGKVAPALAMGNTVVVKPAPQDPLSVYKMAEALVEAGAPPGVVNVVTGSAPAVGEAAVDSPDVDMVSFTGSTAVGQRIAEVCGRGMKRQLMELGGKGAALVFDDADADAAVMGIGTTFSFFSGQICTAPTRVIAQRGIHDLLVEKLTGYLTYMKVGDPAARGTVVGPVISAAHRDRVESYIELGKKEGARLVAGGERPSYEKGFYVAPTLFADCTNDMRVVREEIFGPVVVVVPFDDEDEGIALANDSDYGLIDYVWSGDVARAFRVAGELRAGGVGVNTIGRNMEAPFGGFKKSGVGRDVGSYALHAYSELQSVVWPG; this comes from the coding sequence GTGACACAGAGGCTGTTCATCGCAGGGGAGTGGGTCGAGCCCGACGGCGGGCACTACGACGTCGTCAACCCGGCGACCGAGGAGGTCGTCGGGCAGGCCCCGGAAGCGAGCCGCGAGCAGGTGTACGCCGCGGCAGCCGCCGCCCGCGAGGCGTTCACCGCCTGGTCGCGCACTGAACCGGAGGAGCGCGCCAGGATCCTGGACGCCGCCGCCGATGTCATCCAGCGCGAGGCCGAGCCGTACGCGGCGCTCGCGCAGGCGGAGAGCGGAGCGACCACCGCCACGGCGCGCGGTATGCAGGTCGCGGTGGGTGCGGCGCGCTTTCGGCGGTACGCGAAGGGCGCGCTGGAGCCCGTGGAGCAGGGACTGCCGCCGCAGATCAACGCCGCAGGACCGATGGGGAAGGCGGGCGTCTTCGGGGCGCTCGCCGTTCGCCGCCCGGTCGGCGTCGTCACGTGCATCACCTCGTACAACAACCCCTGGGCCAATCCGGCGGGCAAGGTCGCGCCCGCGCTCGCCATGGGAAACACGGTGGTCGTGAAGCCAGCCCCGCAGGACCCCCTGTCCGTCTACAAAATGGCCGAGGCCCTGGTGGAGGCGGGTGCACCGCCCGGTGTCGTGAACGTGGTGACCGGCTCCGCACCGGCCGTCGGCGAGGCCGCTGTCGACTCCCCGGACGTCGACATGGTCAGCTTCACCGGCTCGACGGCCGTCGGGCAGCGCATCGCCGAGGTGTGCGGCCGGGGCATGAAACGCCAGTTGATGGAGCTGGGCGGCAAGGGCGCGGCGCTGGTGTTCGACGACGCGGACGCGGACGCCGCGGTGATGGGCATCGGCACGACGTTCTCCTTCTTCAGCGGCCAGATCTGTACGGCGCCGACGAGGGTGATCGCACAGCGCGGGATCCACGACCTCCTGGTCGAGAAACTGACCGGATATCTCACGTACATGAAGGTCGGCGACCCGGCTGCGCGGGGCACGGTCGTCGGACCGGTGATCTCGGCGGCGCACCGCGACCGGGTCGAGTCGTACATCGAACTGGGGAAGAAGGAAGGCGCGCGGCTCGTCGCGGGCGGCGAACGTCCCTCGTACGAGAAGGGCTTCTACGTGGCCCCGACGCTCTTCGCGGACTGCACGAACGACATGCGGGTGGTGCGCGAGGAGATCTTCGGCCCGGTGGTGGTCGTGGTCCCCTTCGACGACGAGGACGAGGGCATCGCGCTGGCGAACGACAGCGACTACGGCCTGATCGACTACGTCTGGTCGGGGGACGTGGCACGGGCGTTCCGGGTCGCGGGGGAGCTGCGGGCGGGCGGGGTCGGCGTGAACACCATCGGCCGGAACATGGAGGCTCCGTTCGGCGGCTTCAAGAAGAGCGGGGTGGGGCGGGACGTGGGCTCCTACGCCCTGCACGCGTACAGCGAGCTGCAGTCGGTGGTGTGGCCGGGGTAG
- a CDS encoding amidohydrolase family protein: MLDHLIRSATVVDGTGAPAYVADVGIRDGRIAVIAAPGTLDEAATTSEDASGLVLTPGFVDPHTHYDAQLFWDPFATPSMNHGVTTVAGGNCGFTLAPLNPDRPEDADYTRRMMSKVEGMSLVALEEGAPWNWHTFGEYLDALEGRIAVNAGFMVGHCALRRHVMGPEAVGGQPTPDQLDEMLRLFHDAMDAGAWGLSTTQSSTHSDGDGKPVASRHAKPEELLALSRAVAEHEGTQLEAIVAGCLDQFADEEIDLFVEMTAAAGRPLNWNVLTIDASVPERVPRQLMPSERARKAGGRIVALTMPILTPMNMSLGTFCALNLIPGWGEILGLPVPERIAKLRDRAVREEMLRRADSKEAGVFRRLANFGRYVIGDTYSPQNEGLSGRVVKDIAAERGQDPFHCLVEICANDELRTVLWPMPTDNDPASWELRQRTWQHEDVMLGGSDAGAHLDRMCGAPYTTRFLGDCLRGRRLLGLEEAVKLLTDDPAQLFGLRERGRIQEGWHADLVLFDPERIEAGPATLVHDLPGDSPRLDSRAIGIVSVRVNGVETIRDDKVTGEVPGTVLRSGRDTRTVSTK, from the coding sequence ATGCTCGACCACCTCATCCGCTCGGCGACCGTCGTGGACGGGACGGGCGCCCCCGCGTACGTCGCCGACGTCGGGATACGGGACGGGCGCATCGCCGTCATCGCCGCCCCCGGGACCCTCGACGAGGCGGCCACGACGAGCGAGGACGCGTCCGGTCTCGTCCTCACCCCCGGGTTCGTCGACCCGCACACGCACTACGACGCGCAGCTGTTCTGGGATCCGTTCGCGACGCCGTCCATGAACCACGGCGTGACAACTGTCGCCGGCGGCAACTGCGGCTTCACACTCGCGCCCCTGAACCCCGACCGCCCCGAGGACGCCGACTACACGCGCCGCATGATGTCCAAGGTGGAGGGCATGTCCCTGGTCGCCCTGGAGGAGGGTGCGCCCTGGAACTGGCACACCTTCGGCGAGTATCTGGACGCCCTGGAGGGCCGGATCGCCGTCAACGCGGGCTTCATGGTGGGGCATTGCGCATTGCGCAGGCATGTCATGGGACCAGAGGCCGTCGGCGGGCAGCCCACACCTGACCAACTGGACGAGATGCTCCGGCTCTTCCACGACGCCATGGACGCGGGCGCCTGGGGGCTTTCCACCACCCAGTCGTCCACCCATTCCGACGGCGACGGCAAGCCGGTCGCCTCCCGCCACGCGAAGCCGGAGGAACTCCTCGCGCTGTCCCGGGCCGTCGCCGAACACGAGGGCACCCAGCTCGAAGCGATCGTCGCCGGCTGCCTGGACCAGTTCGCCGACGAGGAGATCGACCTCTTCGTCGAGATGACCGCGGCCGCGGGCCGGCCGCTGAACTGGAACGTCCTGACCATCGACGCGTCCGTGCCCGAGCGGGTGCCGCGCCAGCTCATGCCGAGTGAGCGCGCCCGCAAGGCGGGTGGCCGCATCGTTGCCCTGACCATGCCGATCCTCACCCCCATGAACATGTCGCTCGGCACGTTCTGTGCGCTCAACCTCATCCCCGGCTGGGGCGAGATCCTCGGTCTGCCCGTCCCCGAGCGGATCGCCAAGCTGCGCGATCGGGCCGTACGGGAGGAGATGCTGCGCCGGGCCGACAGCAAGGAGGCCGGTGTCTTCCGGCGCCTGGCCAACTTCGGGCGCTACGTCATCGGCGACACCTACTCCCCGCAGAACGAGGGTCTGAGCGGCCGCGTCGTGAAGGACATCGCCGCCGAGCGCGGCCAGGACCCCTTCCACTGCCTTGTCGAGATCTGCGCCAACGACGAGCTGCGTACGGTCCTTTGGCCGATGCCGACCGACAACGACCCCGCCTCCTGGGAGCTGCGCCAACGGACGTGGCAGCACGAGGACGTCATGCTCGGCGGCTCCGACGCGGGCGCGCACCTGGACCGGATGTGTGGCGCCCCGTACACCACCCGCTTCCTCGGCGACTGTCTGCGCGGGCGCAGGCTGCTGGGTCTGGAGGAAGCGGTGAAGTTGCTGACCGACGACCCCGCGCAGCTCTTCGGCCTGCGCGAACGCGGCCGCATCCAGGAAGGCTGGCACGCGGACCTCGTGCTGTTCGACCCGGAGCGGATAGAGGCGGGCCCGGCAACGCTCGTGCACGATCTGCCCGGCGACAGCCCCCGGTTGGACTCGCGCGCGATCGGGATCGTCTCGGTGCGCGTCAACGGCGTCGAGACGATACGGGACGACAAGGTGACCGGCGAGGTGCCCGGCACGGTGCTCAGGTCCGGCCGCGACACAAGGACCGTGAGCACCAAGTGA